GAAAAAATTATGTAAATGCTAACCACACTAGATTTTCAAGAGGGGCTGTTATTTGGAGTATTATGATTTATAAAATCTTAATATTAATATTTTAAAATAATGCATTATTATTGAAAAAATGGTGTTTAATTAATGAATCCATTAAGTAAAACTTTATCTAGTTATATAGAATTAGGTGAAAACGGGTCCTTTCTTGCGGGCAAAGATTCCATGGGACAAGTAGGCTGTATCGAAAGGTTTTTTCGCTCCCTTGGATATAAGGTGTGGTTATGTGAAAGTACTGCACAAAAATGTATCAGCCGTTCTTTTACAGTTTTATTAGATGAAATGAAGCTTTTACCAGAGAACAGTGTGCCGACTCAGCTTTTTATCACACATCTTCGTAAAGACTTGGATGCTGTAGAAGTCAGGGATAAGCTAAGGACGTTAGCCAATAGTCCGGAATGTAAAAGAGATCTTCAAGAAATTATCAAAATTGCTACGCGATTATGCAGACTCCATTTAAAAGAAGGACGAGTGGAAGAATGCAATGAGCATTATGCTAAGATGTCCATCCTTGGGAATTCAAACCTTAAACTTAGGGCAAATCCTGCCAGGCCGGTAAGGTCTTATCCGATTAGAGAAGAAGTCAAAACAGCCTATGTGAATTCGTTAGAGGAAAAATATAAGGGCATCGCCCGTAAAGCGATGGACAATATCCAGCATTTTACTATGGATCAATTAGATACTCATCTAGAAATATGCGTAGGCAAGCTTAATGACCGCTTGTTAGAACTAGGAATGCCTTCGTATGCTGTAGGAGTATCGGAAAATAAAAGCTCCCATTGGTGTGCAGAATTAGCCTCTCCGCATTTAAACTATGCGCCTACTTCCGGACTTTCGGTTGATGGTGGCGGAGTAATTATTGGAGTGGGAGCCCCTACAGCTTGTTGGGGAAATATGAAAAAAATGAAGGAGGATGTTTTAGTATTATTGGAAGATGCTAGTTACAGTGGAAGACAGCTAAATTCCTATATTCAAACTTTCAGACTTTTGGTAGAAAAGCCGTTAAAAATCATAGTTGTCGTTCCGTTCATGTCAACCTATGCTTACGATATATTAAACCGCAACATTCAATATGATCAAAAAGAGGACGCAGAACGAGGAATAAGTGTTGAAATCATCACATCAGAAGTGCGTGTAAAGGCTTTGAAGGAAGTCTTTGTGCCGAACAGTCAAGAGAGAATTGATTTTGGGCGGCATCTTTCCCCCTCTTTTATTGAAATCGAATGTGGTTTTGCTTATTGCGATTGGCATTTTCCTGACGATACCTCATTCCCTGGTGAATTAGGTAAAGTAGGTACGGAAGATTTCTTAGGAGAACAGCGTGCAGTCCCTATTCCGTACAAGATGCAAGCATAAGACTCGATTGTTAGAATACTTTAAAGAATGTTTAATCTTGAATCGTAAGATCCGGCAAGATTGTGGGTAGAGGTATGACTGACTCTACGTTGGCCAAAAAAGATTTATGAACGGTGAAATACCATGAGTAATGACACCACCTAAATCTCCAGTAATAGAGATTAGTATAAACAGAATGAAGCTGAAGAGAAAATTCAATTTCATTTTTTTATGTAAATGTTTTTTTGATAGATGAAAGCGCCATAAACAAAATATTAGTGCAAAAAGAAATGAGATAACAGCCATCCATTGATGCCAAAATACTTCCTCTACTGAATAGGAAAAAGAGGTAATAAAGCCTGTTGCAATTGTGGGAATAAAAAATATTATTGTTAGCAACAGAACAAAATCACCGAATTTTTCAAATTCATATTTTCCAAAAACGACCATGATATCACAGATGAAAAGGAGAGAAGTTAAAACGATAGGAAAGTGCACGAATACAGGATGAAATTTGCCGAAAAGTAGTTCTATTGTCATAAATTTAATTTCTTAGTTCATCTGTCCGTATTTTCTTAAAACTTCAATAATATTAGCTTTTTCGCTTTCTTGTTGAGCGGGGGGCAGTGCCAGAACCTGCTGATCCAGTTTTATTTTACGCCTCGTTGCAGAATCATAGACAAGATAATCGTAAATAAGTTCTTGGTCCGTACCTGAAATATTGGCATTTTTCAAAGCGGCCATTCTAGAGATAGTATCCCTCCAATCGCTAGGCAAAATGTCCTTTGCATAGTTCGATTTAGAAAGAGAATGACATGAGCTGCACTTCTGAACGTACAAAGATTTAAGGTCTCTGATATTGCCTGTATTCTGACCAGCCATTAAATAAATGGGAATTCTTGTTCTGTCATTGCTTTCATCATAGTGTTGACCTTGGACAAATGCTTGAAAAATGCAGAGAAAATGCGTAAATAGCAGTGTATTCTTAAAAATTTTAATAGCCATACGCCACCTGTATTGTATAGCGGTTATCGCAGTTTGTTCGACCAGTGTTTATATCATAGGCATTTTTAATAACTAGCTTATTAGTTGCATAATAATTGAAACCTAATGATAAGCGTCTTGTATTAATATCAAGACTCTGTCTGTCCACTTCAGCATAACGTATTACAGCTTCGTAACTATTATAGCATTCGCAACCAAGAAATCCGAACAATGTACTTGCTTGAATCCAGAACCCTTTGTCAACGACATTCCTATAGAATGGGGAATCTCCCTCTTCTTCAGGAAGGATAATTTGGTTCCTTTTTGTCCAAATATATTCTCCCATCACTCTAAAATACGGATTAAAGTTCCAATTTAAATCCAAAACTAATGCGTTCCAATAAAGGTGCCTTTTGGTCGTAAAATCATCGGCCAGACTATTGCTTGACCACTGTCCACGCATGCCGGAAATACCTATTTCTCGAAAAGGTAGGGGACGAAAAGCCATTCGCGTACCAAAGGCTAAGTTACGGTTATTATCCTCAAAATTACAACCAAGGACTAAGTCTCCATCAACTTCACTGGGTCCATTGCTAATCCAAAAATCATAAGTAACGACGGCTGGTATACAATCACACGAGAAATACAAATTAAGCGGACGCGCTCCTCGTACATCCAAGCCAATTTCACTTTTTGGTATCAATGACAGATCCTCAGGATCGTAAGGAAGAGGCAAAAAGGGCAGCTTGTTTATCCATTCGGAATGCATTTTTTCCCATACAATACCTAAAGGCGTTAAAAACTTACCTACACGGATGGTCCAGCAATCATTTAAGATGTAATCAATAGTAGCATATTCTAGCTCTATCTCGGTGGAACAATCTTCTCCTAGACCTATTTCAAGCTCCATTTCGAACAAAATGAAATCAGAATATCTCCATAGAAACAAAGGAGTTAAGCCGGTTTCAAAAGTACCATTGTGACGGTGAAGCATTGTGTAGTTTGTAAAAGCAGAACCTTTAATTAAAAAATTTGAAAGCGCTTCACTTTCTTCGCTAGGCTGTGTAGATAACACTTCAATCGTTTCTTGCAGAGCAACAATCTCTTGTTCCAAAGCTTGCAAGCTTTCTTGTATCTGTTCAGCTTCAACATCTCGTGACAGGCTTCTATTGGCAGCAATAGACTTATCGCAATCTCCAAAACCGTCGCATGATCCTATAATTTTAGAATTTTTTATTACTGGATACCTTTCTTCAATTTTCTCTTCAATATTTGGTGGAGGCTGGGATTCTAGAGTGATTACTTTTTTGATGTTATTGTCTTTTGGTTGATCATCGGGAGGTGAGAATTGCTTTGATTCTTCATCGAAAGGGTCAGATGGAGAATCAGCACTTAGATCGACAATATAAGCATCTTGATTATTTTGGTTTCCGTATCCTTCGTCAATCCATAAAATTTGATTATTATCAAATTTTTCCTGCTGAATTTCCTGCTTATTATCGGCTTGCAGGAGAGCAAATGAGAAAAGGAGTAGGCCTCCCATCATAGGTAATGTACGCATCTTGAGTCAGTTTGTTAAAGTAAATCTATTTTTCTCCCAAAACCAGTTCCAAGCTGCGGTAATCATCCGCAGTAAGAGGAAGTCTGACTCTATGAAACAATAAAGTCGTCCTCCATTGTGCCGGAGTCAGTTCGTTTTGAAGTCTAAGCCTGTGCATGGCGCTGCCATATTCGCTATAAAGCTCGCTTCCAATTTTTTTTTGTTCTTTCAGTACAGTTTTAGAGTAAGTTCTCGATTGTTTTTGTCTTTCGTTTTGACCTACCTCTGCCATTGATGGGCTTGAAGGATAACCTTGCGAATACCCATTTTGGGAAGTTAAGTTAGAAGAGGTGTTAGATTGATTATTAGTTGTGGATGTATTGTGGGTAGAAGGTGGGATATCAGGAGAGGAAGTTTCCCAAGAAGCGTTATATCCAGATGTTGACGTAGTTGAAGCCTTTGTATTATTATTTGAAGGCGTTTCCCAGGATGCCTGGTAAGAATATAAAGAGAAACAACTGAGAAATAAATAACCAGAAACAAATCTTAAAATGATGTGAGAAAACATATTTACCTGGTTTCGTTTCATGACAAACATGTATAAAAAATTATATAAATAATGTAAATGTTGATTTTTTTCGTGTCTGGGTAAGCTTGCCTTTCTGCCAGCCCCTTCAATCCCGGGAATCAATTCCAATTTCGGAGCCAGAACAACACAATATGGGTGAAAAGGGACGTCCACAAGAATATTCAGACGATGTTATTCTTTGAGGTCTTCTAATACGAACTGTTTATCATTTACCTCTTAGAGCTTAGGATGTGACAAATGCTATTTTTATTTAACTCTTTTTTTGAATTAGAAATTTTATTCACCACGCAAATCATCGAAGAACCTTATTTTATAGAAATGCGTTCTTAAGAGCAGTTGTAGCAATATCAAGAGATTCTTTAGCTTGTGAAGAAGCACGTGCTCCATGACCGGCCAAATGTCCAATTCCTGTCTGACAATGAATAAAAGTAGGCACGCCTGATTCTTTTAGTCTTACAGCGAAGAGCTCGCCATCTAGCCTTAATTCATCCTTTTCAGCAAGTAACATTAATGTAGGGGGTAAATTACGTAAATCACTAGCATTAAGGGGTGAAACGTAAGCATTATTAGCTTCTTCTGAATTTGACAAATACTGGTTAGCTTGCCATCTTAATATATCTAGGCAATCGTTTTGGCGATCAATTGTGCCATTACATCGCAAGTCTGGAGCCGGATTGATGAGCACTTGTAAATCAATTTTCGGTCCTTGCTGATCTCTTACCATTATGCAGAGAGCAGCCGCCATATTGCCTCCTGCGCTATCACCCACAACAGCTAATTTTGAGGAATTGGCTGAGAATTCATTTGCATGACTAATTATCCAAGTTAAAGCATCTAAGCTTTGCTGTAGCTGCAGAGGAAATTTTCCTTCGGGCGCATTCATATACCCTACTGAAACTACGACAGCTTCAACTTGTGAGCATAAATACCTTGCCAAATTGTCGTGAGTATCAAGATTACCTGCTACCCAAGCTCCCCCATGTATTAAAAGAACAATTGGAAGATCTTTCTTCTTATTGGGTAAATAAATACGCATTGGAGTAGATCTTGAATCATTTACTATAATTCGATTTTCTATAGCCCAAACTGTAGGTATAGGTGCTTCGATATTCATAATTCCCTGATTGATTCTCTCGCGAACTTCCAATGGCGTCATGTCCCACCAGGAAAGGGCAAAGGCGTCCTGCATGCAAAATACTCCTAAACAAATACTAAAAATGAGAAATCTCATTATTTTCTTCCTACAGTTGAGCAGATATAGCGATCATTATGGGTTAGATTACCAAACCCCGAAGAAGTAATCTATGAACCTAAAAAATACCCAGGAATTCCAATAAATAAATATTTCATTTTGAGGGTATTTATTTATTGGAATGCTTCAAATCAGCTCCTTATCTCGTAATATACAGCTTTTGTGATATATTTTACATGAATTTATATGCCAAATAGGCATATTTTATATTAAAATTTATGTCGTATACGCTATCATATAAAATATGAGGTAAACTTATGAAATCCTATTCTGCTTCAGAAAAGCTTCTTATTGAAGAAATTATGCAAGCTGCTCAAAAAACAAAGGTTGCAGTTAGAGGTCTTACGATTGGAGCTCTTATTAAATCTATTCGTATACAGTTAGGGATGTCGCAGAAGGCATTGGCAAAGCGAGCTGGAGTTCCCCAGTCTACAATCTCCCGCATTGAACAAGGGGAAAGAGATGCCAATCTGTCAACATTGAACAAAATTTTAGGCGCAATTTCATGTGATCTTGTGATTGTTCCTCTTCTACAAGATTCGGTAGGTGCTATTCGGCGTAAGCAAGCAAGAAAAATGGCTGAAAAGCAGGTACGCTACCTTAAAGGAACAATGAATTTAGAAGACCAACAACCTGACTCAAGGTTTATTGCAGAACTAATAAAACAAGAAGAAGAAGGGCTTCTGCAAGGACCAAATTCTAAACTATGGGATGAAAATGCCTGAACGTTTTGAATTTCCAGTAGGAGCCACTTCAATAGGTGATTGCAGTGGGCTCATCCCTGTTTGGGTTCAGGATTTAAATGATCTCAATAGAGTGGAAGCGGAAAATATCATGAATGCACAAAGAAAATATCTGCGAGGAGTAGTTGGCGATCCAAAAAGCTGGTTTCAAGTGAAGGAATTAAAAGCCATTCATCAAGTTATGTTTGGAGATGTATGGGAGTGGGCTGGAGTATACAGAAAATCTATAACATCCATAGGTATCAATCCCAGTTTGATACCTACACAGCTTGCAGAGCTTTGTCTAGAAGTTTCCTCCTGGTCGCAATATCCTGTTGAACTTACCATTTTGGAGATGGCTGCAAGGGTTCATCATCGCTTAGTTTTTATTCATCCTTTTGAGAATGGTAATGGGCGCTTTTCGCGCTTAATCGCCGATCGTTTTCTTCTTGCTTTCAGATGTCAATATCCCATATGGCCAAGTCTTTTGAATCAAGAAGGTGTTGTACGCAAAGACTATATTAAAACACTTAAGAGCGCTGACAAAGGTGATTATGTGCCTTTAGTTGATTTTATGAAGATGCTAGGAGCGAGCGACCCGAATCTTAGCGAGCTGATTAAGAATAGCTTCTACCGAACATACATACAGGGAGAAAAGGGATATGCTATCGTGAAAGCCTTGTTAAGAAATGGAAGCAATCCAAATGATGAAACTTTAAACGGGCATAGAGTTCTACAATTAGCTGTAAAAGCTGGTTTAAATGAGATCGTTAAGCTTTTAGTAACTTTTGGCGCTGATATTGACACCAAAGATAAGAGCGGTTTGACCCCTTTTCAAATGGCGGTCTTGCAAGAAAATATAACTCTTGCTGATTTCTTTTTGTCAAAGGGAGCAAAGAAACAACCACCTATAGGCGTAGGCTATGAGAAATATTACAAATTATACCGTGAGTAAACTCTATTTAAAAAAATATGAAAGATGTAAGCGATATTCTTGCTAAGCGATTAAATATTTGTCTTATTAACAAATGAAAAATGTTACCCTTCGCAGCATAAAGGAGTATTATTATGAACCTTATGCGATGTTGGGGAGTTATCGTGTTTGAAGATTGAGTAAAACAAGGGACAATGATGAGTTCATTGTCCCTAAGAAAAAATTGGGTCTTGGCGGACTCGAACCGACGACCCCCTCATTAAAAGTGAGGTGCTCTAACCAACTGAGCTAAAGACCCAATATGAATGACCCCAAGGGGATTCGAACCCCTGTTATCGGAATGAAAATCCGGTGTCCTAGGCCGGGCTAGACGATGGGGCCATATCTAGGGGACACTTGCTCTCGCAGTATCCCTCAGAAAGGATGGCTCAAATATACAGAGTGCTCTGATTTTTTCGCAAGCTATATCTTAGAAACTTCTTGTTCTTTAGAGTCACATAGCTCTTTAGCTACTTTAGAGTACTTATCTGTAAGAATTTGAACTTCTTTTTCCAGCTTATTTGCTGAATCTTCCGGCAGCTTTTTATCGTCTTTATCTTTACGGATGGCCTTATTTGCTGCTTGTCTTTCTCCACGGATAACAACAAGAGTTTGCTCTGTGTATTCGTGGCAAGTTTTGATCATTTTTTTACGCAGGTTGTCGTCCATCGGGGGGATATTGATGCGGATAATATGTCCGTCGATGTGCGGCATGTAGCCTAGGTTGCTTTCCTGAATAGCTTTTGCTATGGGTTGGGTGGATGTCTGGTCATAGGGAGAGATCAGCAGCTGGCGCGCTTCCGGTGCTGTAATCCCTGCGATATCATGGAGACGCATTTCAGCGCCGTAGATATTGACCTTAACGTTGGACACCATGACGGGGTTAGCGCGTCCGGTGCGGATGCTGTGCAGTTCGTTTCTAAGATGTTCGATAGCTGCTAGCATACGGGTTTCTGTTTGTTCTTTAATACCCATAAGTACTCCTTAATCTCCGGCGATACGTGTTCCTAAGGTGCTTTGAGCCATTTTTGAGAGGAACTGTCGATCGCGGAGCAATGCTTTGTTAAATACGTCGATAGGAATGCCGTTGTCGCGGCATAGTATAACAGCAGTAGCATCCATGACCTGCAGTTTTTGCGCAAGGACTTCGGAGTAAGAAATTTGGCTGTATTTTTCAAGACCAGGGTGAGTGCGCGGATCGGCGGGATAGACACCGTCGACATTAGTGGCTTTCCATAAGACATGGGCACCAATTTCACAGGCGCGCAGGGCGGCGGCGGTATCGGTGGTGAAGAAGGGATTGCCTGTGCCGCCGGAAAATATAAGAAGTTTTCCTTCTTGAAGGAAATTTTGCGCTTTTCGTAGGTCGTAGGGGGTGATAGCTTTAGGGCATTCCAGAGCGCTCATTGCGATGGCGTCGCAGCCTATACTGCGGAGAGCTTCTTGGAGTGCGATGCCGTTGATCATCGTTGCGAGCATACCCATATAGTCTGCGGGGACGCGGGGGAGGCCCTTACCGGTAATTTTAATACCGCGGAAGATGTTGCCGCCGCCAATGACGAGAGCGATTTGAAGGTTCTGTTTTTGAAGTTCTGCAAGGGAAAGGGCTAGAGTGTGGCAGGCGTCTTGTTGGATGCCGAAAGGTTCTGAACCCATAAGGGTTTCGCCGGATAATTTTAAAAGGATGCGTTGGGGGGGTGAAGAATTCATAAGCATTGTTATAGCAGAAGAAAATATTTTGCAAAATGGTGCGCTTTATTCAAAGCGCACCTAAGAAAATAGCGAGTCTATTTGCAATGGCAGTTTGACCCGCAGCCGCCGGCGCTGTTGCCGGTGATGAAGGCGGGGTTGCTGTCGACGTATTTTGCTAGTTGGCCTAGCTCATTTTCGATTTCGAGGAGGCGGTTGTATTTTGCAATACGGTCAGTGCGGGAGAGAGATCCTGTTTTGATTTGTCCGGCGCGGGTAGCTACGGCGAGGTCGGCGATGAAGCAGTCTTCTGTTTCGCCGGAGCGGTGTGAAATAACCGTAGTATAACCGTGGATATGGGCGATGTAGATCGCTTCCAGGGTTTCGGTTAAGGTACCGATCTGATTCAGCTTAATAAGGATACTATTGGCGCATTTTTCTGCGATGCCTTTGCCGAGGAATTTTAAGTTGGTGACGAAGATGTCGTCGCCGACGATTTGGATTTTCTTACCCATTTTTTCTGTTAGAAGTTTCCATCCTGCCCAATCGTGTTCGGAGAGGCCATCTTCGATACTGTCGATGGGGAATTTTTTGCAGAGGTCTTCGAGGTAGGCAATCTGTTCTGCTGCGGTGCGTTCTTGAAATTCCTGGCCTTGGGCTTTCTTTTTCTTTTCGATGTATTTGCCGCTGGTTTTGTCAAAAAACTCAGATGCAGCACAGTCAAGCGCTAAGGTGACATCGTTTCCGGGGCGGTAGCCGGCTTTCTCTATGGCTTGGATGATGGTTTCGAGCGCTGCTTCGTTCGAAGGGAGGTTAGGGGCGAAGCCGCCTTCATCGCCGACGGCGGTGACGTGCCCTTCGGCTTTAAGGAGTTGTTTTAGCGATTGGAAGATCTCTGCCCCCATACGCAGCGCTTCGCGGAAGCTGGATGCGCCGACGGGGCGTATCATGAATTCTTGGAAGTCTAGGCTATTGTCAGCGTGTGCACCGCCGTTGATGATGTTCATCATAGGGCAAGGAAGGAGGGAGGTGAACGTTCCGCCGATATAACGGTAGAGGGGTGTCTTGAGTGTATGGGCAGCTGTCCGTGCGATGGCTAGGGAAGCGCCGAGGATGGCGTTAGCACCTAGTCTTTCCTTGTTGGCGGTTCCATCGGTAGTGATCATGAGACGGTCCAGTTTCTCTTGATCGAGGACACATTCGCCGACGAGAAGTTGGGCGAGGGGGCCATTGACATGTGAAACGGCTTTAAGGACACCTTTGCCCCTGTAGCGGCCTGCGTCATTGTCGCGGAGCTCCAATGCTTCAAATTCTCCAGTAGAGGCGCCGGAGGGAACCGAGGCAGAACCTGAGACACCGCATTCGGTAGTTACGGTAACTTTGAGGGTAGGGAAGCCGCGGGAATCTAGAATTTCTATGGCTTTAACGGATTTAATTTTGCTCATGGGTGACTCTGGGGATATGCATTTGAAGACAGAAAATTTTCATGCCGTATAGGCAATGGCACTTTGTGCTAGAAGTTGCCAAAATCTAAGCATTATTTCAAGAAAATAGCCTTCTGACAGGGCGACTGATAAAGTTCCAAAGAGGTTGGGTATAGTAATTGCGCAGCCAGAAAATGGGAGTGAAAAGAGTGACGGTGGTGAATGCAGCGCTAATGAGTCCGGTGATGGTTCTATAGGGGAAGGCAAAGAAATTTTGTATGCCATCGCCCTTAGAGCGGAGTTTGCTGGGCAAATCAATGAAATCAAAAAAAGGTATGTCTTGGACTTTGCGTGCTACATCATAATGGATGCGCCAATTATCTAATTGAGCTTCGGACAAGTCTTTCCAACGGTCGTTTTTAAGTTTAAGAACGTCAGGTAGGTTATCATCCTTGATAAATTTAATTTGGTCTGCATTTAGTAGTTCTATTTGTTTAGGAGGAAGCTTTGGGATGACGGATGCCATGATATTCCGATCCGTAATGAGAGCGATTTGAGCGGGGGTAAGATACCCCAGGCCTACGTTGCTTAAGTAGCAGAAAAAATGTTGATCTTTAATAGAAAGTACTTGGGTTTCGTTAAGGCTAGTAAGCTGCCATTTGGCAAGATGTTGGATCTGTTCGTTTGCCACATGCGTTATTTGATGTTGCGGTAACTTTTTCAATACATCAGCATCTTCCAATTGTTTGACTTGGTGTTCTGAAAGCTTGCCGTAGTCCTGAGGAGACATATGTGGAACGAAATCTTTTGTTAAAGCTTGGATTGCTACAGTTTCATGAATGCGTTGAATAAGGCTTTTGTCAAGGGAGTTGAAAACAGTGAGGTTAGTGTGCACAATTTGTAGTTGTGCGTCAGAAATATGTTGATGACGACGTTCTATTGGAACTAGGTGCATTTTGTCTATAGGAAGGGCTTGTATAGATTCAGCGATTTCAAGGAAGGGGATCATGTCGTCCGTCACTATTCCTGCTTTCACTTGTGCAGGGGTAATCCACTTCCATTTTTCAGGGATTCTTTTCAGTTCTTTTTCCTGAGTGATCAAAGCTACTTGCGGTTGAGTGATGAATTTTATTTTCTGATCATTGAGCAATTCGAGGGTTTTTTCTAATTGTATTTCCTCAACTTGCTCGTCCAGAATATGCGTGAGCTGGATACTTGTTAGAGAGTCGAGTAAAGGAGGAATAAGCGCATGGAGGCGTTTTTCATCATTGCCGATCCAAGGAACTTGTTTGGGGTGTATCCATTGCATTTGGTCTGGGTGGAGGTGGATAAACTGCTGAGGGGTGAGAGTGGCAATGAGCTCCGGTTTACGTAGCCAGCCGATCTGCTGTTCCTTAAGATAATAGGTTTGAAGTTCTTTAAGATTTAGAATAGGGGAAGAAGATAGGTGGTTGACTTGATCCCTTTGGAGGAGTTCGATCTCTTCAGGTGTGTCAAGTTCTGCGATGGAGTCGGGATTAAGGCGTAGTCTTCCATTTCCGCCGGGTTTAAGGGCCGCAAGGTTGGGATGGAAGATGTCCGATTTAACAAATAATTCGTTTTGAAGGGGTGTATTCAGCACCTTCAGGGCGACAAATTTTTGTTTTGTATCAAAACAGGTGCAGGGCTTTTCGTGAGTGCATTCTGTGTTCAGCCATATGCTTGTGTCTTCTTCGTTGGCATCGAGGTATGCCATATTCCCATTAGAGGCGTTCACTTCAACAAGAGTTTGGCGAATGGCGGGATTGTTGGGCAGGGGACGGGGATTATCATAATAAGATTGTCCGTTGGAGTCGACAAGCCATACATTCTGATAGCTTGAGCTGTGGCGTAGAAGGTTGATAAATTGACCGGCTTCTTTTTTTGAAAGTTGAACAGAGACTATGCCTGTTCTGGTTTCAATGAAGAGTATTTGCTGAAATCTTTTAAAGGAGTTGTGGAAGATGGGCAAAATGCTGCTTTGAGTGTGTAGAAAGTTATCTGTGGCATAGTGAAGATTACCGAAAATATTTTTATAGGGACGTTCGTAGCTGAAACTTAAACGCGCTTTATCTCTATCTAAAGCATCATGCAGCGACATTACTCTAGCAGATTTCAGAGGGTCTTTTAGGAATGCTAAAATGTCTTCTCGGGTCCATTCAAATTCACCGGCAGGTTTCTCCTCTTTTGGGAAATTGTAGCGGTTGAGCTCTGTTTTGATTTCCTGATTAACCTCTACTGTACGTTCTGTGGTTACTGTACGGCTTGATTGCTGCACCACGGTAACTTGTACGCCTAATCCCTTCATATCTTTTGCGGTTTTTTTCTCGGCTAAATGTTTAGATGCATTGATTTCTTCAATAAGTTCCTTTATTTGGGTTTCGATTTTTTTTATGAGCCCTTGGGGAGTACCGGGAATCTTTTTTAATTTTGCTAGTTTATCATTGGCGTAACCTACCAAATCTTCTTTGG
This portion of the Parachlamydiales bacterium genome encodes:
- the pyrH gene encoding UMP kinase translates to MNSSPPQRILLKLSGETLMGSEPFGIQQDACHTLALSLAELQKQNLQIALVIGGGNIFRGIKITGKGLPRVPADYMGMLATMINGIALQEALRSIGCDAIAMSALECPKAITPYDLRKAQNFLQEGKLLIFSGGTGNPFFTTDTAAALRACEIGAHVLWKATNVDGVYPADPRTHPGLEKYSQISYSEVLAQKLQVMDATAVILCRDNGIPIDVFNKALLRDRQFLSKMAQSTLGTRIAGD
- a CDS encoding mobile mystery protein B, encoding MPERFEFPVGATSIGDCSGLIPVWVQDLNDLNRVEAENIMNAQRKYLRGVVGDPKSWFQVKELKAIHQVMFGDVWEWAGVYRKSITSIGINPSLIPTQLAELCLEVSSWSQYPVELTILEMAARVHHRLVFIHPFENGNGRFSRLIADRFLLAFRCQYPIWPSLLNQEGVVRKDYIKTLKSADKGDYVPLVDFMKMLGASDPNLSELIKNSFYRTYIQGEKGYAIVKALLRNGSNPNDETLNGHRVLQLAVKAGLNEIVKLLVTFGADIDTKDKSGLTPFQMAVLQENITLADFFLSKGAKKQPPIGVGYEKYYKLYRE
- the eno gene encoding phosphopyruvate hydratase, with product MSKIKSVKAIEILDSRGFPTLKVTVTTECGVSGSASVPSGASTGEFEALELRDNDAGRYRGKGVLKAVSHVNGPLAQLLVGECVLDQEKLDRLMITTDGTANKERLGANAILGASLAIARTAAHTLKTPLYRYIGGTFTSLLPCPMMNIINGGAHADNSLDFQEFMIRPVGASSFREALRMGAEIFQSLKQLLKAEGHVTAVGDEGGFAPNLPSNEAALETIIQAIEKAGYRPGNDVTLALDCAASEFFDKTSGKYIEKKKKAQGQEFQERTAAEQIAYLEDLCKKFPIDSIEDGLSEHDWAGWKLLTEKMGKKIQIVGDDIFVTNLKFLGKGIAEKCANSILIKLNQIGTLTETLEAIYIAHIHGYTTVISHRSGETEDCFIADLAVATRAGQIKTGSLSRTDRIAKYNRLLEIENELGQLAKYVDSNPAFITGNSAGGCGSNCHCK
- a CDS encoding helix-turn-helix domain-containing protein, whose amino-acid sequence is MKSYSASEKLLIEEIMQAAQKTKVAVRGLTIGALIKSIRIQLGMSQKALAKRAGVPQSTISRIEQGERDANLSTLNKILGAISCDLVIVPLLQDSVGAIRRKQARKMAEKQVRYLKGTMNLEDQQPDSRFIAELIKQEEEGLLQGPNSKLWDENA
- a CDS encoding cytochrome c, with amino-acid sequence MAIKIFKNTLLFTHFLCIFQAFVQGQHYDESNDRTRIPIYLMAGQNTGNIRDLKSLYVQKCSSCHSLSKSNYAKDILPSDWRDTISRMAALKNANISGTDQELIYDYLVYDSATRRKIKLDQQVLALPPAQQESEKANIIEVLRKYGQMN
- the frr gene encoding ribosome recycling factor, yielding MGIKEQTETRMLAAIEHLRNELHSIRTGRANPVMVSNVKVNIYGAEMRLHDIAGITAPEARQLLISPYDQTSTQPIAKAIQESNLGYMPHIDGHIIRINIPPMDDNLRKKMIKTCHEYTEQTLVVIRGERQAANKAIRKDKDDKKLPEDSANKLEKEVQILTDKYSKVAKELCDSKEQEVSKI
- a CDS encoding alpha/beta hydrolase encodes the protein MRFLIFSICLGVFCMQDAFALSWWDMTPLEVRERINQGIMNIEAPIPTVWAIENRIIVNDSRSTPMRIYLPNKKKDLPIVLLIHGGAWVAGNLDTHDNLARYLCSQVEAVVVSVGYMNAPEGKFPLQLQQSLDALTWIISHANEFSANSSKLAVVGDSAGGNMAAALCIMVRDQQGPKIDLQVLINPAPDLRCNGTIDRQNDCLDILRWQANQYLSNSEEANNAYVSPLNASDLRNLPPTLMLLAEKDELRLDGELFAVRLKESGVPTFIHCQTGIGHLAGHGARASSQAKESLDIATTALKNAFL